A stretch of DNA from Mycobacterium senriense:
TGAAGGCCGAGTAGCGACCCGGATGGTGGTGGGCGTAGCTCCGGTAGGCCCCGGCCATCACCAGCACCGCGTCGTCGCGGGCGCGGCCCTGGCCGACCCGGTTGAGCATCGTGATGATGTCGTCGATGACGCGGATCCGCACCGCGCGCCGCAGGTCTTCCAGGCTGTCGACGTGGTTGTACAGCGACGGCCCCTTGGTGCCCAGCTGCATCGCCAGCGCGTTGATGGTCAGGGCGTCCCAGCCCTCGCGGTCCAGGAACGTCAGGGCGCCGTCGATGATCCCGTCCCGGCTGAGCTTGGCCGGACGGGAGGCGGGCCGCCCCGCGCGTTGGCGCCCGGCCGCCGGCGGCGGATCCGGTGGAGCTGCCATGGCGGTCGCCCTTCGATTGGTGAACGGATTGCGGTTAACTAATGACTCTAGTTGACGCTTGTTCAGAGATGAATCTCCCCGGAGGCGAGATGAGCGCCCGGCAAAGGAAAACAAAGTCTGCCACCGGGCAGGCGAATGCACGTAATGTCATGCTTGCCTCGTTTCGAGCAGCCGACCCGTCCAAGAGGGGGCCCGCAGTGAAGTGGACGACTGTCGCCGGCTCAGTGGCGGTCTGTGTCCTCGCCGTCGTCGCCCTACCGGGGGTCGCGCATGCCAAGAACGGTGACACCCACATCATCGGGCAGGACATCGAGCAGACGATCGACTGCAACGACGCCACGCTCATGGTCAACGGCACCGGTATCAACGTCACCGCGCTGGGCAACTGCTACGCCGTGACGGTGATGGGCTCGTCGAACACCGTCATCGCCGACTCGGTGTCACACGACATCACCGTGTACGGCTACAACCAGACTGTGTTCTACAAAAGCGGTCAGCCCGCCCTGTGGGACCGTGGCCGCGAACTGGGCATGACCAACCGGCTCCAGCAGGTGCCGGGCTAAACCGCGGCAACACAACAACATCCGATCAAGAATCGAGGAACCATGCCCGCCTACATCCGTGACCGCTCGCTGCGCCTGGCCGTGCTCGCCGTGACACCGGCCGCCGCCGCCCTGGTGCTGGCCGGCTGCAGTTCGACGGCCAACCCGCCGGCGGGGTCCTCGACGACCACCACCAAGAGCAGCGCGACGACCAGTGCGGGCGCCGCACCGACGACGGGATCGAGCGGGGCGAGCACCACCGCGTCCATCGAGATCGGCAACACGATCAACTACGGATCGATGGGCACCACCACCACCCTGGACTGCGCCACCGGCAAGTCGCTGAACGTCGGCGGCTCGGACAACAACCTGACCGTCACCGGCACCTGTGAGACGGCCACCGTCAGCGGCACCAACAACAAGATCACGTTCGACAAGGTGAACACCCGCATCACCGTGCTGGGGATGAACAACACCATCACCTACAAGGACGGTGACCCCAAGGTCGACAAGATCGGCCAGAGCAACACGATCAACAAGGGCAGCTGACAAGCCGCGTCTACCAGGTGCTAGTCGGCCGGCGCCCCGTGCCGTCCCGCGCCCGCCGCGAAGCGTCCCGCCCCTTCGTTCGCCTCCGCGGCCACCCGCGAGATGCTGGCGAATTCGAAGTCGATCGCGTCGGATTCGGTTGCGCCCCATTGGTGTAACGCCGAGAGCCGGTCGGAGCGCAGGCACTGCTGCGGCAGCGCGGCCAGCTGCGCCGCCAATTCCTCGGCGGCCTGGCGCGACTGCCCCTTGGGCACGACCCGGTTCGCCAACCCGATGGCCAGGGCTTCGTCGGCGGCCACCGCGCGGCCGGTGAGAATCATGTCCATCGCACGGCTGTGCCCGATCAGCCGGGGCAGCCGGACGGTGCCGCCGTCGATCAGGGGGACGCCCCAGCGCCGGCAGAACACGCCGAACACGGCATCCTCCTCTACCACCCGCAGGTCACACCAGACGGCCAGTTCCAGGCCGCCGGCGACGGCGTAGCCGCTGACCGCGGCGATGACGGGTTTGGACAGCACCATCCGCGTCGGGCCCATCGGGCCCGGGCCGGTGCGGTGCACGGCGTTGGCGTCGGGTGTGCCGAATGCCTTCAAATCGGCTCCGGCGCAGAAGGTTCCGTTGTCGCCACACAGCACGGCCACCGACGCGGTGTCGTCGCGGTCGAACTCCTCGAAGGCGGAATACAGCGCGGCGGCCGTCGGGCCGTTGACCGCGTTGCGGGCAGCCGGCCGGTCGATGACGACCGTGGTCACCGGGCCGTTGCGCTCGATCCGCACCGGTTCACTCATGTCGCCTCCGCAAATAGTGGTTCGCGCCGCCGCAGCAGCTCAGCGGCAAAGTCGTGGTAGGCCGCCCGCAGCCGGGCGCCGGGCCAGTCGTCCGGCAGCAGCTCGGCTGGCAGCACCGGGTCGGTGAGCAGGTGGCGCACCATCGCCGCGGCCACCAGAAAACGGCCGGGAATGTCTGGCGCGGACGCCATCTCGTCGAGCAGTCGATGGCCGGTCTGGGCCCAGGCGGGCAGGTCCCACAGCTGCGCGGCCAGCTCGGCGGGGTCGTCGTCGCGCGCCCGCAGCACCCTCGCCTGGGCGGTGATCTCGGGCCCGGGCTCCGCCTCGATGTTGTCGGGCCGCATCCACACCCCTTCGCGAAGCTCACCGAAACGCTTGTCGTGCAAGGTGATTCGCAGCGCCGCGCGGGTGCGCGCGTCATTTCCGACGCTGGTCACGATCAGCGTGACCCACTCGCCGCTCCACGGGTGCACCCGCGGGTCGATGGCGTCGTCCTGGCGCTTCTGCCGGGCCAGCAGGCGATCGGAGAGCCGGTAGCCGTCGGCGGAGCGGATCAGGTCGCCGGCACCGACCATGCGGGTCAGCGCCACCCGTAGCGTCGACTCCTTGATGCCGAAATCGGAAGTGAGCCTGACCAATTCGCTGGCCCGGGCGTGCGCGGGGTGAGCGCCGAGCAGCACACTGAGCACCACCGACCGCGCCGTCATGTCCGGCATGGCTACACTCCGGACGCGCGGCGCCCGTGGTCGCCGAACGGTTCGTCGCGGTGCCGCACCGCCTCACGGAATCCGTGCTCGACCGCGTCCGCGACGAAGGCGTGCCCCTCGGGCGTGTGCCGGGCTACCCCGTCGAAAACCGTGCTGACCATCCGGCTGGTCGCCACGCCCTGTTGCAGGAGAGCGGAATTCAGCGCGAGCTTGACCATGATCAGCTGGTTTACCGGCACCGCGGCGATCCGCTCGACCAACCGCTCGGTGCGCTCGTCGAGGTCCGCCGGTTCCGGTGCCTCGACCGCCCATCCCCACTCGGCGGCCTGCGCCCCGGTGATGCAATCACCGGTGAACAACAACCTTTTCGCGCGCTGGTCGCCCAGGCGGTGCGCCCACAGCCCGGCCGCCGGGACGCCCCACACCCGGGTCGGTGGGTAGCCGATCTTGGCGTCGGCGGCGGCGATCACCTGATCGGCGTGCAGCGCGATGTCGGTGCCGCCGGCCACGCAATAGCCGTGGATCTTGACCACCGTCGGCTTGTCGGCGTGCATGAGGCTGGAGAAGCCCCGCACGAAGCGACTCATCATCTGATAGTCGATCATGGGATCCCATGGCTGATCGGCCAAATGGTTGACCGCCTGGGTCTTTCCGTCCAGCACGGTGCCCTGGTACCCGCCGGTGCCGCCGGCCGAGCCGGTGCGATCGGCGTAGGCACTCAGGTCGAAGCCCGCGCAGAACCCCTCGCCGCGACCGGACACCACGATGACGTGCACGTTCGGGTCGAGGTCGGCGCGCTCCACCAACGCCGAGAGTTCAAGCGGGGTGTCCGCGACGATCGCGTTGCCCTTGTCGGGCCGGTTGAACGTGATGCGCGCAACCCGATCGGTGACCTCGTAGGTCATCGTTTTGAGGTTGTCGAAGTCGACCGGCCTGATCGCGTGAGTCATATTGTGGCTCAGCCCTTTACCAGCGCCCGCTCCAGGATCGGTGCGAGGTCGAGCCCGTCGGGCATGGTCCCGAAGGCACCGCCCCACTGCCGGTCGAGGCGGGTGGTCAGGAATGCCTCGGCGACGGCCGGGTGGCCGTGGCGCACCAGCAGCGAGCCCTGCAGCGCGAGGCAGATGTCTTCGGCCACCTTGCGGCCGCGATACTGGATGGTCTCCAAGTCGGCCAGCTGATCGCGCAGCCGCGTGACATGGTTGGCCAGGCGCGGATCCTGACCCGCGGCGTCGGCGAGCTCGTCGAACAGCACCTCGACGCACTCGGGGCGAGTTGCCATGGCGCGCAACGTGTCCAGCGCGCTGACGTTGCCCGAGCCCTCCCAGATGCCCATCAGCGGCGCCTCCCGGTACAGCCGCGGCATGCCGGAGTCCTCGACATAGCCGTTGCCGCCCAGACATTCCAGCGCCTCGGCCGCGTGCGGCGTGGAACGCTTGCACACCCAGTACTTGCTGGCCGCCAGGCCGATGCGCCGCAGCAGCGCTTCGGTCTGGTCGCCGCGCACGGCCTTGTCGGTGGCGCCGGCCATCCGCATCGCGACCATGGTGGCCGCCTCCGCCTCGACCGCCAGGTCGGCCAGCACGTTGCGCATCAGCGGCTGATCAATCAGGTAGGCGCCGAAGGCCTTTCGGTGCTGGGCGTGGTAGATCGCCCGGGTCAGACCGCTGCGCATGCTGGTGGCGCTGCCCAGCGTGCAATCCAGCCGGGTGAGGTTGACCATCTCGATGATGGTGGGCACGCCGCGCCCTTCCTCGCCCACCAGCCACGCGATCGCGCCGTCGTATTCGACCTCGCTGGACGCGTTGGCGTGGTTGCCGAGCTTGTCCTTGAGGCGCTGCAGGAACATTCGATTGCGGGTGCCGTCGGGCAGGACGCGGGGCAGCATGAAGCAGGACAGCCCGCCCGGCGCCTGCGCCAGCACCAGGAAGATGTCGCACATCGGCGCCGAGGTGAACCACTTGTGACCGGTCAGGCGGTAGGTGCCGTCGGCGTTGGGGGTCGCCTGGGTGGTGCCGGCGCGCACGTCGGAGCCGCCCTGTTTTTCGGTCATCGACATGCCCGCGGTGATGCCCGGCTTGGTGGTGGCCAGCCTGAGCTCGGGGTCGTATTCGCGGCTGGTCAGCAGTGGTTCGTACACCTTGGCCAACTCGGGGTTGAAGCGCAGCGCCGGAACGACGGCATATGTCATCGAGATCGGGCAGATGTGGCCCGGCTCGACCGTCCACACCGACGTCTTGGCGGCGCGGACGACGTGCGCACCCGGGCGCTCGTCGGCCCACGGCGCGGCGTGCATGCCGTGGGCAACCGCCGCGCGCATCAGTTCGTGGTAGGCCGGGTCGTATTCGACCTCGTCGACACGGTGACCGTTGCGGTCGTGGGTGTGCAGGACGGGCCGGTTGCGGTCGGCGAGCTCGCCCCACCGCTGCGCCTGGTGGGTGGCCGACAGCGCGCCGACCTCGTTCACCTCGTCCAGGCCCCACTGCCCGCCCTCGCGGATCAGGGCCTCGATCAGCACCGCGGAGCTGGCGGGGTTGTGGTTTTCCAGGGGCGGGACCTGGTTGGTGACGACATGGGTGTCCGACATGCCACCAATGTTACAGTTTCCCGACAGTTGCACAAGAGTTGTAACAGCCGAGGGAGCGGTCAGCGCTCGGTGTGCTCCCGCAGGAACGCGATGTCGTCCTTGCGGCCCTCGTCCGCGGTCTCGCAGATCACCGGGGCGTCGGCGGCCTCGACCACCGCGACGAGCAGCTGCGGGTCGATCTGACCGGTGCCGAAGTTGGCGTGCCGGTCGGCGCCCGAACCTGCGGCGTCCCTCGAGTCGTTGCAGTGCACCAAGTCGATGCGTCCCGTCAGGGCCTTGATCCTGTCGACCGCATCGATCAGGGCCTCGCCGGCGGCCCAGGCGTGACAGGTGTCCAGGCAGAAACCAATCCCCTTGTCCCCGATGTGATCCCACAGTTTGCCGATGGTGTCGAAATGGCGGGCCATCGCGTGGTCACCGCCGGCGGTGTTTTCCAGATACACCTGCACGTCTGTTTCCAGGTAGTCCAGCGCTTTGACCCACCGCTCGAAGCCGGCTTCCATGTCGTCGTCGTCGGCGTGGCCGCCGTGCACGATGACCGCCGTCGCGTTGATCTCGGAGGCCGCGTCGCAAGTGTCCTGCAAAATCTTGCGCGACGGGATCCGGATGCGGTTGTTCGCCGACGCGACGTTGATGAGGTACGGCGCATGGACGTAAAGCGGCACGGTCGACCCCTTCAGCGCCTCGGCGTCGTCGCGGGGTTTCGGCTTCTTCCAGCTCTGGGGATTGCCGAGGAAGAATTGCACCGCGTCGGCGCCGTCGGCTTGCGCGGCGGCCAGCGGGTCGTCATTGCGGACGTGTGAACCGATGAGCACGACGGCCAGTCTAGTGAGGGGCGCCGACGCCCGGGAGGTTCCACCGGGACCCCCCACAGTCACATTCGGCGTCGCGGGACACGCAACGAAAAAGCCCCGGGCGAACCCGGGGCTTTTTCGTTTGTGGACTAGCGGTAATCGCTGTAGCCGTAGTCGTCCAGCGGCACCGCGGCGCCGGTGGCCTGGCCGAAGTCCGGGCTGTAGTACTGATCCTCGTAGGAAGGGATCGTGTACGCGGCGGCCCGGGCCTCCTCGGTCGGCTGCACCTGGATGTTGCGGTACCGGTTGATACCGGTGCCGGCCGGGATCAGCTTTCCGATGATCACGTTCTCCTTCAGACCCTGCAGCTTGTCGCTGCGGCAGTTGATCGCCGCATCGGTCAGCACGCGCGTGGTCTCCTGGAACGACGCCGCGCTCAGCCACGAATCGGTGGCCAGCGACGCCTTCGTGATACCCATCAGCACCGGACGTCCGGCCGCAGGCTCGCCGCCCTCGGCCACCACGCGACGGTTCTCCGCCTCGAAGTCGGCACGGTCGATCAGCGAACCCGGCAGGAACTCGGTCGAGCCGGAGTCGATGATGGTGACGCGGCGCAGCATCTGGCGGACGATCACCTCGATGTGCTTGTCGTGGATCGACACACCCTGTGCGCGGTAGACCTCCTGGACCTCGCGGACCAGGTGGATCTGCACCTCGCGGGGGCCCTGCACGCGCAGCACCTCGTGCGGGTCGGCCGAGCCTTCCATCAGCTGCTGACCCACCTCGACGTGGTCGCCGTCGGACAGCACCCGCTCGGAACCGTCCTCGTGCTTGAACACACGCAGCCGCTGCCGCTTGGAGAGCTTGTCGTACACGACCTCTTCGCTGCCGTCGTCGGGAACGATGGTGATCTTGTAGAAGCGCTCACCGTCCTCGAGACGGACCCGCCCGGTGACGTCGGCGATCGGCGCCTTACCGCGCGGAATGCGGGCCTCGAACAGCTCCTGCACACGGGGCAGACCGCCGGTAATGTCCTCACCGACACCACCCTGGTGGAAGGTACGCATGGTCAGCTGGGTACCGGGCTCACCGATGGACTGCGCGGCGACGATACCGACGGCCTCGCCGATGTCGACCAGCTTGCCGGTCGCCATGGACCGCCCGTAACAGGTCGCGCACACGCCGGTGCCGGTGGTGCAGGTCAGCACCGAGCGCACCTTGATCTGCGTGATGCCCGCAGCCAATAAGGCTTCGATCGACGGGTCACCCAGGTCCTCACCACGCGCCACGACGACGTTGCCGGCCTCGTCGACCGCGTCGGCGCCCAGAGTCCGTGCGTACGCCGAGGTTTCGATGTACGGGTCGCGGATGAGGGTGCCGTCCGGCTGGCGCTCGGCCAGCTCGACGATGATGCCCCGCTCGGTCTCGCAGTCGTGCTCGCGGACGATGACGTCCTGGCTGACGTCCACCAGACGACGGGTCAGGTAACCCGAGTCGGCGGTACGCAACGCGGTGTCCGCCAGGCCCTTTCGAGCGCCGTGCGTGTTGATGAAGTACTCCAGCACGGTCAGGCCCTCACGGAACGAGGACTTGACCGGACGCGGGATGAACTCACCCTTCGGGTTGGTCACCAGACCCTTCATGCCGGCCAGCGTTCGCGTCTGGGTGAAGTTACCCGTGGCGCCCGAGTCCACGATCGTGATGATCGGGTTGTCGGCCGGGTAGTGCTCACGCAGCGCCTGACCGACCTCGTCGGTGGCTTCCTTCCAGATCTCCACCAGCGCCTCGTTGCGCTCGTCGTGGTTCAAAGCACCACGCTGGAACTGCTTTTCGACCTTCTCCGCGCGCTCCTCGTACTGGTCGAGGATCTCCTTCTTGCGCGGCGGGACGAGCACGTCGGCCATCGAGACCGTGACACCGCTGCGGGTCGCCCAGTAGAAACCGGCGTCCTTGAGCTTGTCCACGGTCTGCGCGACCACGATCATCGGGTACCGCTCGGCCAGATCGTTGATGATGGCGGCCTGCACCTTCTTGTGCATCTGCTTGTTCACGAACGGGTAGCCCACCGGCAGCAGTTCGTTGAAAAGCACACGGCCCAAAGTGGTCTCGGCCATCCAGGCGTCGCCCGGCTGCCAGCCGCTGGCGCCGAACAGCTCGGCCTCGATCTCGGCCGGCGGACGCAACTGGGTCAGCCGCACCTTGATCTTGGCCCGCACCGACAGCACGCCACGGTCGGACGCCATGATCGCCTCGGCCGGCGAGGAGTACACCCCGACCTCGGGCTCGTCCTTGGCGGCCGCCTTGAATTCGCCCTTGTCGCCGTCGACCTCGGTGGTCAGGAAGTACAGACCGGTCACCATGTCCAGACGCGGCATGGCCAGCGGGCGGCCCGACGCGGGCGACAGGATGTTGTTACTCGACAGCATCAGGATGCGGGCCTCGGCCTGCGCCTCGGCGCTCAGCGGCAGGTGCACCGCCATCTGGTCACCGTCGAAGTCGGCGTTGAACGCCTCACACACCAGCGGGTGCAGCTGGATCGCCTTGCCTTCCACCAGCATCGGCTCGAAGGCCTGGATGCCCAACCGGTGCAGGGTGGGTGCGCGGTTCAGCAGCACCGGGTGCTCGGCGATGACCTCTTCGAGGACATCCCACACCTGGGGACGCTGACGCTCCACCATCCGCTTGGCGCTCTTGATGTTCTGCGCGTGGTTGAGGTCGACCAGCCGCTTCATCACGAACGGCTTGAACAGCTCGAGCGCCATCAGCTTGGGCAGACCGCACTGGTGCAGCTTGAGCTGCGGACCGACCACGATGACCGAACGGCCCGAGTAGTCGACGCGCTTACCGAGCAGGTTCTGGCGGAACCGGCCCTGCTTACCCTTGAGCAGATCGCTCAGCGACTTCAGCGGGCGGTTACCCGGCCCGGTGACCGGGCGGCCGCGACGGCCGTTGTCGAACAGCGCGTCCACGGACTCCTGCAGCATCCGCTTCTCGTTGTTGACGATGATCTCGGGCGCGCCGAGGTCGATCAGCCTCTTGAGGCGGTTGTTCCGGTTGATCACGCGGCGGTAGAGGTCGTTCAGGTCGCTCGTGGCGAACCGGCCACCGTCGAGCTGCACCATCGGGCGCAGTTCCGGCGGGATCACCGGGACGGCGTCCAGCACCATGCCCATCGGGGAGTTGCCCGACTGCTGGAAGGCGGCGACCACCTTGAGCCGCTTGAGGGCGCGAAGCTTCTTCTGCCCCTTGCCGTTCCGGATGACGTCGCGCAGGATCTCGGCCTCGGCGTCGATGTCGAAGTTCTCGATCAGCTTCTGGATCGACTCCGCACCCATGGCGCCGGTGAAGTACTCACCGAAGCGGTCGATCAGCTCGCGGTAGAGGTTCTCGTCGACGATCAGCTGCTTGGGGGCCAGCTTGGTGAAGGTCGTCCAGATCTCCTCGAGTCGGTCCAGCTCACGCTGGGCGCGGTCGCGCAGCTGACGCATCTCGCGCTCGCCGCCGTCGCGGACCTTGCGGCGCGCGTCGGCCTTGGCACCCTCGGCCTCCAGCTCGGCCAGGTCGGCCTCGAGCTTCTGGGCGCGGGCCTCCAGGTCGGCGTCGCGCTGGTCCTCAATCGCCTTGCGCTCCACCATCATTTCGGCCTCGAGCGTGGAGAGCTCGTTGTGGCGCATCTCGTCGTCGACCGAGGTGATGACGTAGGCGGCGAAGTAGATGATCTTCTCGAGATCCTTCGGCGCCAGGTCGAGCAGG
This window harbors:
- a CDS encoding crotonase/enoyl-CoA hydratase family protein, which produces MTHAIRPVDFDNLKTMTYEVTDRVARITFNRPDKGNAIVADTPLELSALVERADLDPNVHVIVVSGRGEGFCAGFDLSAYADRTGSAGGTGGYQGTVLDGKTQAVNHLADQPWDPMIDYQMMSRFVRGFSSLMHADKPTVVKIHGYCVAGGTDIALHADQVIAAADAKIGYPPTRVWGVPAAGLWAHRLGDQRAKRLLFTGDCITGAQAAEWGWAVEAPEPADLDERTERLVERIAAVPVNQLIMVKLALNSALLQQGVATSRMVSTVFDGVARHTPEGHAFVADAVEHGFREAVRHRDEPFGDHGRRASGV
- a CDS encoding TetR/AcrR family transcriptional regulator yields the protein MAAPPDPPPAAGRQRAGRPASRPAKLSRDGIIDGALTFLDREGWDALTINALAMQLGTKGPSLYNHVDSLEDLRRAVRIRVIDDIITMLNRVGQGRARDDAVLVMAGAYRSYAHHHPGRYSAFTRMPFGGDDPEYTAATRGAAAPVIAVLSSYGLDGEAAFHASLEFWSALHGFVLLEMTGVMDEIDTDALFSDMVLRLAAGLERRTAADGARY
- a CDS encoding DNA-directed RNA polymerase subunit beta', whose protein sequence is MLDVNFFDELRIGLATAEDIRQWSYGEVKKPETINYRTLKPEKDGLFCEKIFGPTRDWECYCGKYKRVRFKGIICERCGVEVTRAKVRRERMGHIELAAPVTHIWYFKGVPSRLGYLLDLAPKDLEKIIYFAAYVITSVDDEMRHNELSTLEAEMMVERKAIEDQRDADLEARAQKLEADLAELEAEGAKADARRKVRDGGEREMRQLRDRAQRELDRLEEIWTTFTKLAPKQLIVDENLYRELIDRFGEYFTGAMGAESIQKLIENFDIDAEAEILRDVIRNGKGQKKLRALKRLKVVAAFQQSGNSPMGMVLDAVPVIPPELRPMVQLDGGRFATSDLNDLYRRVINRNNRLKRLIDLGAPEIIVNNEKRMLQESVDALFDNGRRGRPVTGPGNRPLKSLSDLLKGKQGRFRQNLLGKRVDYSGRSVIVVGPQLKLHQCGLPKLMALELFKPFVMKRLVDLNHAQNIKSAKRMVERQRPQVWDVLEEVIAEHPVLLNRAPTLHRLGIQAFEPMLVEGKAIQLHPLVCEAFNADFDGDQMAVHLPLSAEAQAEARILMLSSNNILSPASGRPLAMPRLDMVTGLYFLTTEVDGDKGEFKAAAKDEPEVGVYSSPAEAIMASDRGVLSVRAKIKVRLTQLRPPAEIEAELFGASGWQPGDAWMAETTLGRVLFNELLPVGYPFVNKQMHKKVQAAIINDLAERYPMIVVAQTVDKLKDAGFYWATRSGVTVSMADVLVPPRKKEILDQYEERAEKVEKQFQRGALNHDERNEALVEIWKEATDEVGQALREHYPADNPIITIVDSGATGNFTQTRTLAGMKGLVTNPKGEFIPRPVKSSFREGLTVLEYFINTHGARKGLADTALRTADSGYLTRRLVDVSQDVIVREHDCETERGIIVELAERQPDGTLIRDPYIETSAYARTLGADAVDEAGNVVVARGEDLGDPSIEALLAAGITQIKVRSVLTCTTGTGVCATCYGRSMATGKLVDIGEAVGIVAAQSIGEPGTQLTMRTFHQGGVGEDITGGLPRVQELFEARIPRGKAPIADVTGRVRLEDGERFYKITIVPDDGSEEVVYDKLSKRQRLRVFKHEDGSERVLSDGDHVEVGQQLMEGSADPHEVLRVQGPREVQIHLVREVQEVYRAQGVSIHDKHIEVIVRQMLRRVTIIDSGSTEFLPGSLIDRADFEAENRRVVAEGGEPAAGRPVLMGITKASLATDSWLSAASFQETTRVLTDAAINCRSDKLQGLKENVIIGKLIPAGTGINRYRNIQVQPTEEARAAAYTIPSYEDQYYSPDFGQATGAAVPLDDYGYSDYR
- a CDS encoding deoxyribonuclease IV, whose translation is MLIGSHVRNDDPLAAAQADGADAVQFFLGNPQSWKKPKPRDDAEALKGSTVPLYVHAPYLINVASANNRIRIPSRKILQDTCDAASEINATAVIVHGGHADDDDMEAGFERWVKALDYLETDVQVYLENTAGGDHAMARHFDTIGKLWDHIGDKGIGFCLDTCHAWAAGEALIDAVDRIKALTGRIDLVHCNDSRDAAGSGADRHANFGTGQIDPQLLVAVVEAADAPVICETADEGRKDDIAFLREHTER
- a CDS encoding PaaX family transcriptional regulator C-terminal domain-containing protein, translating into MPDMTARSVVLSVLLGAHPAHARASELVRLTSDFGIKESTLRVALTRMVGAGDLIRSADGYRLSDRLLARQKRQDDAIDPRVHPWSGEWVTLIVTSVGNDARTRAALRITLHDKRFGELREGVWMRPDNIEAEPGPEITAQARVLRARDDDPAELAAQLWDLPAWAQTGHRLLDEMASAPDIPGRFLVAAAMVRHLLTDPVLPAELLPDDWPGARLRAAYHDFAAELLRRREPLFAEAT
- a CDS encoding DUF3060 domain-containing protein, with translation MKWTTVAGSVAVCVLAVVALPGVAHAKNGDTHIIGQDIEQTIDCNDATLMVNGTGINVTALGNCYAVTVMGSSNTVIADSVSHDITVYGYNQTVFYKSGQPALWDRGRELGMTNRLQQVPG
- a CDS encoding DUF3060 domain-containing protein, encoding MPAYIRDRSLRLAVLAVTPAAAALVLAGCSSTANPPAGSSTTTTKSSATTSAGAAPTTGSSGASTTASIEIGNTINYGSMGTTTTLDCATGKSLNVGGSDNNLTVTGTCETATVSGTNNKITFDKVNTRITVLGMNNTITYKDGDPKVDKIGQSNTINKGS
- a CDS encoding crotonase/enoyl-CoA hydratase family protein → MSEPVRIERNGPVTTVVIDRPAARNAVNGPTAAALYSAFEEFDRDDTASVAVLCGDNGTFCAGADLKAFGTPDANAVHRTGPGPMGPTRMVLSKPVIAAVSGYAVAGGLELAVWCDLRVVEEDAVFGVFCRRWGVPLIDGGTVRLPRLIGHSRAMDMILTGRAVAADEALAIGLANRVVPKGQSRQAAEELAAQLAALPQQCLRSDRLSALHQWGATESDAIDFEFASISRVAAEANEGAGRFAAGAGRHGAPAD
- a CDS encoding acyl-CoA dehydrogenase family protein, producing MSDTHVVTNQVPPLENHNPASSAVLIEALIREGGQWGLDEVNEVGALSATHQAQRWGELADRNRPVLHTHDRNGHRVDEVEYDPAYHELMRAAVAHGMHAAPWADERPGAHVVRAAKTSVWTVEPGHICPISMTYAVVPALRFNPELAKVYEPLLTSREYDPELRLATTKPGITAGMSMTEKQGGSDVRAGTTQATPNADGTYRLTGHKWFTSAPMCDIFLVLAQAPGGLSCFMLPRVLPDGTRNRMFLQRLKDKLGNHANASSEVEYDGAIAWLVGEEGRGVPTIIEMVNLTRLDCTLGSATSMRSGLTRAIYHAQHRKAFGAYLIDQPLMRNVLADLAVEAEAATMVAMRMAGATDKAVRGDQTEALLRRIGLAASKYWVCKRSTPHAAEALECLGGNGYVEDSGMPRLYREAPLMGIWEGSGNVSALDTLRAMATRPECVEVLFDELADAAGQDPRLANHVTRLRDQLADLETIQYRGRKVAEDICLALQGSLLVRHGHPAVAEAFLTTRLDRQWGGAFGTMPDGLDLAPILERALVKG